Genomic segment of Pontibacter liquoris:
TTTCTACTTGCATGTAATTCAGCTCTACCGGGGTGTTTCTTCCGAAGATCTTCACCATCACGTTGAGCTTCTTACGTTCTTCAAACACCTCTTCTACTGTTCCGGAGAAACCGCTGAAAGGACCATCCATCACTTTCACCATTTCACCTACAATAAACGGCGTATCCAGTACTTCTGCCTGCTCTTCTGCTTCGTCTACCGTGCCCAGGATCCTGTTTACTTCTGACGGGCGCAAAGGCACCGGCTTTTTACTCACTTGTCCTTTCTCCTCTGTACCCAGGAAACCAATCACGCCCGGAGTGCTGATGATGATGTGCTCAGCCTCGCCATGCGAAAGGTCGGCGTGCACCAGCACATAACCTGGAAAGAAATTGCGCTCTCTGATCCTTTTCTTGCCAGCGCGCATTTCGTATACTTTCTCTGCCGGGATCAACACCTGCGGAACATACTCCCCAAGGTTCTGGCGGATCACTTCATTTTCCAGATAAGCCTTCGCTTTCTTTTCCTGTCCACTTACAGCGCGAACTACATACCACTTTAAGTCAGCCATGGGTTTCTTTAAAACTGGTTGTAAAACCACGTCAATGTCGAATCGAACGCAAAGTCCATCACACCAACTATGAGCGCAAAAATCAGGGAGCCAATCAGTACCAATATAGAGCTGCTCTGCAATTCAGGGTAGCTAGGCCATGAAACCTTCGATTTCATTTCCTCTACTGTTTCGTTAATATAGCTGCTAATCTTGCTCATACTTCGCTTTACCAGAAGGTTAAAATTGCACGGGTGGAGAGACTCGAACTCCCAGCCAATGGTTTTGGAGACCACTACTCTACCAATTGAGCTACACCCGTAAAAAAATGCACGCCACTTTTTGCTAAATGGAGTGCAAATTTAGGTATTCCTTTTAAAAAAACAAACCCGTTCTCAAAAAATCTTCTGAGAACGGGTTTGTAATATAATATTAGTCAAGGATTTCAGTTACCTGGCCGGCACCTACTGTTCTACCACCCTCACGGATCGCAAAACGCAGACCTTTTTCCATGGCAACCTTGTTGATCAGGTTTACCTCGATAGTGATGTTATCACCAGGCATAACCATCTCTACGCCTTCTGGCAGCATGATCTCACCTGTAACGTCTGTGGTTCTGAAGTAGAACTGTGGACGGTACTTGTTGAAGAATGGCGTGTGACGACCACCTTCTTCTTTCGAAAGAACGTAAACCTCAGCCTTGAACTTCATGTGCGGCTTCACTGAACCTGGCTTACAGATAACCATACCACGACGGATATCGGTTTTCTCAATACCACGCAGCAACAGACCTACGTTGTCACCAGCTTCTCCTCTGTCAAGGATCTTGCGGAACATCTCAACACCTGTTACTACTGACTTCAGGTTCTCAGCACCCATACCCAGGATCTCAACCTGCTCACCAGAGTTGATTACACCACGCTCGATACGGCCTGTAGCTACAGTACCACGACCTGTGATAGAGAACACGTCCTCTACTGGCATCAGGAATGGAAGGTCTGTCAGACGAGCAGGGATCGGAATCCAGCTATCAACAGCATCCATCAGTTCTTCGATAGTTTTCACCCACTTCTCGTCGCCGTTCAGGCCACCAAGAGCAGAACCCTGGATTACAGGAATGTTATCACCATCGAAATCATAGAAAGAAAGCAGTTCACGGATTTCCATCTCCACCAGCTCAAGAAGCTCCGGATCGTCTACCATGTCCACTTTGTTCATGAATACTACCAGCTGAGGAACACCTACCTGACGAGCAAGAAGGATGTGCTCACGAGTTTGTGGCATTGGTCCGTCAGTTGCAGCTACTACCAGGATAGCGCCGTCCATCTGAGCAGCACCAGTAACCATGTTCTTCACATAGTCAGCGTGACCTGGGCAGTCAACGTGTGCATAGTGACGGTTTTCTGTTGCGTATTCTACGTGAGAAGTATTGATAGTAATACCTCTTTCTTTTTCCTCAGGAGCGTTGTCAATTGAAGAGAAGTCACGAAGAGCAGCCAGACCCTTTTTAGCCAACACTGTAGTGATAGCAGCTGTAAGAGTAGTTTTGCCGTGGTCAACGTGACCAATAGTACCGATATTTACGTGCGGTTTGGAACGGTCAAATGATTCTTTAGCCATTGTATGATATTAAATTAAGGTTAAAACGTTTAAGTTTATGTTGCGCTTTTTTAAAAACACGTAACGGACTTTGAGCCAACGATGGGAATTGAACCCACGACCCCTTCCTTACCAAGGAAGTACTCTACCCCTGAGCTACGTCGGCTTAAAACTTTCCGAAGCGCCTAAATCTTAACTTACAATAAAAAGGAAATTCATCTAGATGAAATTCCTCCCTGACAAAACCCGTAAGTTAAGCTTAATCTCTTCTTTAAATTTCTACGAGCGGGAGACGAGGTTCGAACTCGCGACCTATAGCTTGGAAGGCTATCGCTCTACCAACTGAGCTACTCCCGCTTTCTTTTAATGCTGCATTTAGAAATTTTGAATGAGTGAATAATTCAAAATCATTCACTCATTCAGTCATTCAAAATTCAGTTCGTGGGGAGAGCAGGATTCGAACCTGCGAAAGTTTACACTAACGGAGTTACAGTCCGTTCCATTTGGCCGCTCTGGAATCTCCCCAAACGCTAATTTTACAGTAAATCAGCAGAACATTTCCCTTAAAACCGCTGGCTTCAGAACCCGTCTTTGTTCTAAGGAGATGCAAAATTAAGCGCTTTTTCTTACCTGTCAAATATTCTCTCAAAAAAAGTGAAAAAAATTACGATACGCATGTTTTAAAGCTGCTCTTTAATCCTATCGGCTGGCTTTTAAAACTAGCTTTAAGTGCGTTGGAACCTTCGTTTTGAGAACTTTATACTTTTTCGGATAGAAGGAATAAAGCAAGAGGAAGCTTTCCTTTGACTTGTTACATTGTTTATGGCTTTTGCCAGTCTGCACCTAATATGGCGGCATTCCAAGCTCGTTTCCTCTGGGGATAGGTTCGTATCAAGCAATGGCCCTTTGGCTGGTGCGGTCGCCTGCCTTCCTTTTACCTTCTCCCCAAAGCTCATCTTCTTCTGCTTCGTGAAGCCCCTGGCTGCAGGACAAAGAGTAACAGGCAACCAATGACTAGCGGAATACACCTTGCCGTTTATACTTCTACCCATTTACAGGCGGAATAGCTTAATCGCCTCAATTCCTACAAAACCAGCATGGCTTTTCCAACGCGTGCTCCTTTAACATACTTAAAAAAAGCAGGCAGTTTGGCTTTTTGTGCTTCAATCATTCATACTATAAACCAATAATTCTGCCGGCTGCCCTTTGTGCGCTGGTACCGCTACCAGTAGTTCTTTCCATTCCGGCACCCATAACGAAGTACGGGCCCCTGGGCGTGTCGCAACATGTGCAATTTGCGTGTAGCGATCTGCCTTTTGCTGTTGAAAGAGATCGACGTAGCCGCCGCCTCCGCTGACCAGGATTCTTTTAGAGGCTGTGTCATAAAAAACGTTATCGGCATCGCTTACGCAGGGCGGTTGGGTTATCTTCCTGCCTGTCTCACTATCCAGTACAAGTAAGCTGGGAGGTGTTCTGCCGCCAATGAACAGGCGGTGATCGCGGCTGCTGTATGCCATCGGGTAACAGCCTAATGGCGACTTTATTTTCCACGCATCAAGGGCCTTGCTGTTTTTACCGTCCAGCACTGCCACAACGCTTGCATCGGGCACATTGGCCCATATTTTCTTTGTGAGCGGATCTATTACAAAGCCCTCGGGATGACCTGAAAGCCGGATGGTTCCGAGCACTTTCATGGTTCCTGCATCGATCATTGCAATCCCGCCATTCCCATACCCGACATAAATAGTCTGATCAGCCTGCAAATAGCTCACATTATCAGCATCCTCTCCTAAGTCCAGCGCCGCCACCTGTTTGTAGGTTTTGGCATCATAGAAGGTACAGATGCCATTCCCCCCATTCGCGACAAAAACCGCATTTGTCCGGGGCAGGTATGCAACTCCCTGCGGCTCATTTAATCCTTTAAAGGTATGAACCACTTCTCCTTTGGAAAGATCGATTACCTCTACGGTGTTGTTGCCCAGGGCCGCCAGGTATACGACCTGATGCGCTGTATCCACGGCCAGGTGATCGATGCGGCCGCTAACGCCGGGGAGTTTTATCACCTTCTGCAGGGAAAGAAACCGGGTGCCGTAGCTTTCCTGCGCCTTGCAACAGGAAGAAAGCACCACGAACCCGGAGAGCAAGGCAAAAAAGATACTTTTCAGACTGATTCCAGAGGGCAAACGCATAGCGGTTTAAGATGGTAAGTATTCGCCCTTCTTTCTACGATCCTGTTTTGCCTATGGCCGCCTTAAGCCTTTGCTCGCTGCTCGGAAGTGTAATCCTGAACGAAGTATGGCACTTCGTTCAGGATGGAATGGTGATTACTTATACATCTCCAGCAACCGTTCATCCTTCTCGTTTTCCCTGATCTTCTTTAGCAGTTCCTGTATTTGGGGCTGCTCCGACAGCACCATAAGCGCCTGGTAAGCAGAGCCCCGCACCTGGTAGATGTTGTTGTTCTGCGCAATATCGGCCAGCAAGGCAATGGCTTCCGGTCGGTTGGCATTGTTGTTTCCGGCTAAATAGGCGCCAAAGCTCTGAAGTACAAAGTATAAAGTACCGCTTTTTGTCTGGCGGAGCTGTTTCATAAACCAGTCATACTTCTCGGGGCCGCCCTGCACGGCATAATAAGCTGCCAGCGACAGGATGATGTCGTCGCTTTTCTCCTGGTCAAACTGGGCCAGGCGGGCTTTAGCATCCGGGGCGCCGGTGCCGGCATAGGCAAGTATAGCCGAAGCGGCTACCTGGTACGAGCTGTCTTTCAGAGCCTGTTCGTAGAGGTTTTTATACTTGGCGCCTCCCCATCCGGCCAGCGCAAGTATGGCATCGGCCCGCACTGCGCCCTGCTTATCCTGCTGCGCCATGCGCTGGATCTCGCCTTCCACTACAGTAGCCTCGTTTGCTTTCAGGTTGCTCAAAATGTTAATGGCTGCGCTGCGCAGTCGCCAGTAATCACTTTTCAGGGCTGTCTGCAGCATTTCTACCACTTCTGGATCCGGAAGCTTGTCCTGCAGCTTTTCCATGGCTTCT
This window contains:
- the nusG gene encoding transcription termination/antitermination protein NusG, with the translated sequence MADLKWYVVRAVSGQEKKAKAYLENEVIRQNLGEYVPQVLIPAEKVYEMRAGKKRIRERNFFPGYVLVHADLSHGEAEHIIISTPGVIGFLGTEEKGQVSKKPVPLRPSEVNRILGTVDEAEEQAEVLDTPFIVGEMVKVMDGPFSGFSGTVEEVFEERKKLNVMVKIFGRNTPVELNYMQVEKES
- the secE gene encoding preprotein translocase subunit SecE — protein: MSKISSYINETVEEMKSKVSWPSYPELQSSSILVLIGSLIFALIVGVMDFAFDSTLTWFYNQF
- the tuf gene encoding elongation factor Tu; its protein translation is MAKESFDRSKPHVNIGTIGHVDHGKTTLTAAITTVLAKKGLAALRDFSSIDNAPEEKERGITINTSHVEYATENRHYAHVDCPGHADYVKNMVTGAAQMDGAILVVAATDGPMPQTREHILLARQVGVPQLVVFMNKVDMVDDPELLELVEMEIRELLSFYDFDGDNIPVIQGSALGGLNGDEKWVKTIEELMDAVDSWIPIPARLTDLPFLMPVEDVFSITGRGTVATGRIERGVINSGEQVEILGMGAENLKSVVTGVEMFRKILDRGEAGDNVGLLLRGIEKTDIRRGMVICKPGSVKPHMKFKAEVYVLSKEEGGRHTPFFNKYRPQFYFRTTDVTGEIMLPEGVEMVMPGDNITIEVNLINKVAMEKGLRFAIREGGRTVGAGQVTEILD
- a CDS encoding YncE family protein; this translates as MPSGISLKSIFFALLSGFVVLSSCCKAQESYGTRFLSLQKVIKLPGVSGRIDHLAVDTAHQVVYLAALGNNTVEVIDLSKGEVVHTFKGLNEPQGVAYLPRTNAVFVANGGNGICTFYDAKTYKQVAALDLGEDADNVSYLQADQTIYVGYGNGGIAMIDAGTMKVLGTIRLSGHPEGFVIDPLTKKIWANVPDASVVAVLDGKNSKALDAWKIKSPLGCYPMAYSSRDHRLFIGGRTPPSLLVLDSETGRKITQPPCVSDADNVFYDTASKRILVSGGGGYVDLFQQQKADRYTQIAHVATRPGARTSLWVPEWKELLVAVPAHKGQPAELLVYSMND